Below is a genomic region from Geothermobacter hydrogeniphilus.
AAAACCGACCTGAAATTGATCCTGAAACGGATCGAAGCCCTGGCTGATGACCCACGCCCCCCGGGATGTGAAAAGCTCAGCGGGCAGGAACGCTACCGGATTCGTCAGGGAATGTATCGTATCCTCTACGAAATTGAAGATCACCGACTGGTCATCACGGTCGTCAAGATAGGCCATCGACGAGACGTTTATCGACAGTGATTCCTCGCGACAATTATGGGACGATCACAGCAACAAACAAGAAAGAGGGGCCGCTGCCGGATGACGACAGCGGCCCTTCTTCTATCATTGAAGCACCGTTCCAAAGCCGATCAAAAGTGCCCGGATGCGAGGCGCCTGAAGACCGAGGAGCGAGGCGTAGCGGCAGCTACGTCGCAGTGACGAGGGCGAGGGCAACGAAGCAGACGGGTGCTTTTCATCGGCCCTCGCACCTAGCGGAGGAGGCGGGCCAGGTAGATGAAGGTCCCGGCAACCGACAACCCCGCCAGCAGGTTGCCGACGTTGGAACAGATCTGCGACAGCTCGTAGCGGAAAGGGAATAGCCGGCTGACATCCGGGTTGGCGAGATCATAGACCTGGATGTAGAGTTCCGAACCGCGCCACAGGAAGATGAAGATAAAAACCAGCATGAAAGCGATGAAGCCCTTGCTGATCGGGCTGTCCTTGACATTGATATAAATTTTGCGGATCAGGTCGATATTGATCAGCGACAGGAAAACCCAGTTGGTATCTTCGACCACACGGATGACCTTGAGGGTTGACGGAGTGGGGTCGGGATTGATCAGGATGAAGATCATCGAGGCGAAAATAACCCCGAGCGTCGCAACATAGACCAGCAGCTTGTTGCCTTCCAGTTCCAGGGTGCGGGAGAAGACATAATACTCCTGGAAGCCATGACTCATCACCAGAATCGAGATGGTGCCGAGAATGTAGCTCATTGCCTCGATCTGCGGACTGCTGGCACCCGGCAGAAACGGCATCGCCTGGGGCAGCAGTTCCCCAAGCAGGATCAGGCCGAAACCGACGGCAATGCTGGTCCAGACGCGGGCGTTGCCGATGCTGAAGTAGAAAGAGACGATCCCGGCAATCAGCCAGAGAACCAGTTGTACGATGTTCCAATCCATACCCGATGCCTCCTGGTGGCAAGACCGGCCGCGACCGGGCGACAGACCCGGCGCGACGAGATAAAAAGAAATCAGTCCGTCTTCATCAGCGCCTTGATGCCGCGCTGCATTTCATCAACCATCTGCTTCACCGTCGAGGGTCCGGCAACCAGTTTCGCCGCCTTGCCCAGACGCTGATAAAAATCATCCAGCACCGACTCCGAAACAACCCCCTGCCCGTTCATGGCCCGGGTGAACTCCTTGTCCGCCAACTGGGCACCGATGCGGCCGAGACTCTTTTCCGCCACTCCCTTGAGCAGACCGAGCACCTTCTGCCGACGGTCCTTCTCCCGCTCTTCAAGGCTACGGGCGACCTCCGCTTCCCGCGAACGTTTGTCCCGGGTGACATTTTCATGGGCTTTCTGCCAGAGGGCGCGAATATCAGCCGAGGCCTGCAGATCAGCCATGGTCGCTTCTTCGGAGACCTGGGCGGTCAACACGTCGATCTTGGCACCCGGCAGTTTGGCGACCGAAAGAGAATTTTCCGCGCTCTTTTCCAGATCGGTCGAACCGTCATGAAAAAATCCGAGCGGGCTTCCCTCGCGGTAGAAGATCAGCGCGATATGATCCGAGGTGTAGATCCGCAGACAACCGGTGATCTTATCTTCCTTCATTTTGCCGAGCAGGCCACGGATATCGAGCAGCTTGACCTCCTGCCCCTTGTAGAGAACCTGGCCGTGCAACAGGGCATGAATACTCATCGCCAACTCGGAAGACAGCCGGTAGATATTGAGATTGGCATTGCCGGCCAGGGAACATTCGAAAATCAGCGCGATGGCATCGTAGGCAATTTCACGTTCACTGGCGCCCTCGAACAGGGCGCTGATCAGCCGACCCTTGTCATAGATCAGGATGCCGACCCCGCGGGTCGTGTCAAATCGCAGGTATCCGGTGAAATTGCCTTTTTGCAATTTCTGCAGGGCGTCCGGCAATTGCACTTTGCCCGGATCGATATTTTCTTTAACGGGGTTCCCCCGTGGCAGCAGGATCATGAGACAACCTCGACTGTGAAAGATTCAATTCATAACAGAAAACTTTTTATATTTAAGCGAGTTAGCGTCGACTGTCAACGTTTTTAGCTCGATTAAAAGAACACGCACCACCATCGGCGGCAAAAACCCGGCAACAGGTCGACCGCCCCCCCCGGAGACAACCGTGACGCGCGGGCATTAACGCCAGTTGCAAACTCCGCGCCGGCAGGGGATATCAGCGCTCGCGCAGGGAACGATCACGGGCGGCCCGCAGAGCCAGCCGCCGCCAGTTTCGATAGCCCGGATCCTGCAGCAACGTAACCGGCGGGTCCCCGGTCAGGGGAATCAACAGCAGCTCCTGGAACAGTTCGGCGGGATCATCCCGTCCGGCTGCGGTGACCAGGAAGGCCTCAAGGCGACGCCCGGTACGCGCAGTCGGGATCTCTTCAAGCTGACAGGTGCCATCGGCATCAAACAGGGCCAGGCACAGCCGTCTCCCCTCGCCGCTGAGCCCGCCGCCGGTGAGGGTCAGCGCCAGCAGGCCCCGCTGCCCGGTCACCAGGGTCCGCAGATCGGTCCCTTCGAGCAGCCGCTGGAAACAGTCTTCATGCAGAAAACCACGTCGCCTGCTGCGACGATCGAAAAACAGCCGGCCGCTGCCGCCGTCACCGGCGGCACCGCAGACCGGACAATCCGGCAGCAGGCGACGCAGGCGGCCCTCCGGGACAGCTCCCTCCAGGGCCAGCGTACCCTGCCGGCAGCGTCCACGGGGGCAGGACGCCCGGCGCTCCAGGACAAAGTCGGCAAGAATCCGCAACTGGCGATGGACCGCCGTCCCCCGGGCGTGGTTGAGAACCGGATGGATGCGGCGGCTGAAGCCGCTGGCCAGTCCTTCCACCTTGGGACTCTTGGAGATATGGGTCGGAGCGAATCGGTAACCACGCTCCTCCCCGTTGAAAACCAGGTAGTCACGCATGCCGACCCGGCCCTTGAGTTTGAGCCGTCCGTCGATCAGACTCGGAACCAGCCACAGCCGTTCCTCCTCCGGGCGATCATTCATCAGGTTGTGAATCGAGGCGACATTG
It encodes:
- a CDS encoding type II toxin-antitoxin system RelE family toxin → MARYELCFKRSVTKDLRPLPKTDLKLILKRIEALADDPRPPGCEKLSGQERYRIRQGMYRILYEIEDHRLVITVVKIGHRRDVYRQ
- a CDS encoding ParA family protein, whose amino-acid sequence is MGPDQLFVVVVASEKGGVGKTTIATNLAVYLKALAEDLPVTIASFDNHFSVDNMFAIGRQRAASVVDLFAGRQPFGQAMLGEYGVQYLASQRQLEPPPAADTATLRKRLAGSGLRGILILDTRPILDFFTRSALESADLVLVPVKDRASLVNVASIHNLMNDRPEEERLWLVPSLIDGRLKLKGRVGMRDYLVFNGEERGYRFAPTHISKSPKVEGLASGFSRRIHPVLNHARGTAVHRQLRILADFVLERRASCPRGRCRQGTLALEGAVPEGRLRRLLPDCPVCGAAGDGGSGRLFFDRRSRRRGFLHEDCFQRLLEGTDLRTLVTGQRGLLALTLTGGGLSGEGRRLCLALFDADGTCQLEEIPTARTGRRLEAFLVTAAGRDDPAELFQELLLIPLTGDPPVTLLQDPGYRNWRRLALRAARDRSLRER